CGGGACGCTGGGCCTGCCGTGCCCTGGCGTCCAGCTCGCGTTCCTGGCCGATGGCGCCCGCCAGACTCAGGTCCTCGCGCAGGGTGGCCAGCAGAGCGGGCGCGCCGTCGAGCATGGCGCGCAGCTCGGGAACGCCGGGCAGCCGGCCGTACGCCGCCTGGTAGGGACCGATGAGCTGGACGAGGACGGCCGCGGCCTCGCGCGGGTCCGTGCGCGAGCCGCCGACCAGCGCCTCGGCCACCAGTGTGGCGGCCTCGTCGGTGTCGGTGGCGCCGCCGTAGAGGTCGAGTTGATGGGTGCCGGCCGGGTCGCCGACGCGGACGATGATGTCGAAGGCGTGGTCCGGGCCCAGGGCGCTGCTGGCGGTGCCGACGGCGACGACGGCCGCCTGGCCGGTCAGCGCGTGCAGGCACATCGCCTCGGTCACGGGCCGGATGACGCGACCGGTCTTGCCGGAGCCGGGCGGTCCGACGGTGAGCAGCGAGGTGCCGAGCACGGCGGGGTCGAGGGCGACGTCCTCGCCCCGGTACTCGTACGGGTTCCGCTCCTCGTCCACGCCCTGGCCAATGCGGACCTGACGGGTGAGCAGGTCGTGCTGGGCGGCGCGGACCGGCAGGTCGCGGTCGCCGGACGGGTGGACGAACGCGGCGGCGCCGTGGGCGCGGACGGCGTCGGTGAACGCGGGCAGCGCGGTGGGCCGGGCCCTGACCGACTGCCAGGCGTGCGTTATCCGGGCGTAGTCGAGGTCGCCCATGCGCCCGCTGCGCACCTCGTCGGCCAGCCGGTCCGCGGCGCCGTCGGCGCCGGCCGCGCGCAGCTCGGTGAAGTCGGTGAGCCGGGCCAGCTCGGCGCGCCGCTGCGGCGCCGCGGACGCGCCGCGGCGGTGGGGCGGGGCGAGCGGGTAGCGGCGGGCGATGGCCCGCCAGCCGCCGAGCCGGCCGAAGAGGGCGAGCAGCGCGGCGGTGTAGAGAAGGTAGTAGAGGTTGTAGGTGACGGTGTACGCGGTGGTGTCGCCGTCCTCCCACCAGGAGTCGGGCACGATGGCGTAGAGCGGCCTCAGCCAGAACTCCCACACGCCGCGGAAGCTGAGCCGCCAGGCGGCGTACGCGGCGACCAGGGCGGCGGTGGCCCGGAGGACCGCGCGGCGGCTCATCGGCTCGATGTCGGCGCGCCCGCACACCGCGCGCAGCACGGCCGGCCGCCAGCGCCGCCACAGCATGGGCCCGTTGCCGACGCGGCCGAAGAGGTAGGCCAGCAGGCAGCCGAACAGCAGCTCGTAGACGTAGAGCACGCTGATGCCGCCGGTGGAGGCGCCCCAGGACTTCAGGCCGAGCCAGTCCAGGGGCCAGATGACCATGCGGATATAGCCGTTGGCGTAGAGGGACCAGACCAGCCAGCCGGCCAGCAGCGCCAGGATCGCGCCGCCGTGCAGCTCGCGGTCGCTGAGCCGGTCCGGATCCTCGGGCGGCTTCGGCACGTGGCCGGCCCGCCACACGCCGGGCCCGGCGGCCGGGCGTGGCGTGTGCAGCCAGCGCACGAGGGGCGGGCCCTCGGCCTCCGGAGGCTGCCGGGGAGCCGGCGGCATGGTTGTGGGCCGCGTGACGGCCTGGCCGCCTTCGCGTGTCTCCCGCGCGTCCCGCGCGCCGTTGGTGCTCATTCGGTGCCAAGCCCCCTGATCAGGCCATCGGCTGACTGAAGCCTCGGCGTTCAAATCTAGTGCAGGGCGCACGCCCGCGGGGCCGCT
Above is a window of Streptomyces sp. NBC_01803 DNA encoding:
- a CDS encoding ATP-binding protein: MSTNGARDARETREGGQAVTRPTTMPPAPRQPPEAEGPPLVRWLHTPRPAAGPGVWRAGHVPKPPEDPDRLSDRELHGGAILALLAGWLVWSLYANGYIRMVIWPLDWLGLKSWGASTGGISVLYVYELLFGCLLAYLFGRVGNGPMLWRRWRPAVLRAVCGRADIEPMSRRAVLRATAALVAAYAAWRLSFRGVWEFWLRPLYAIVPDSWWEDGDTTAYTVTYNLYYLLYTAALLALFGRLGGWRAIARRYPLAPPHRRGASAAPQRRAELARLTDFTELRAAGADGAADRLADEVRSGRMGDLDYARITHAWQSVRARPTALPAFTDAVRAHGAAAFVHPSGDRDLPVRAAQHDLLTRQVRIGQGVDEERNPYEYRGEDVALDPAVLGTSLLTVGPPGSGKTGRVIRPVTEAMCLHALTGQAAVVAVGTASSALGPDHAFDIIVRVGDPAGTHQLDLYGGATDTDEAATLVAEALVGGSRTDPREAAAVLVQLIGPYQAAYGRLPGVPELRAMLDGAPALLATLREDLSLAGAIGQERELDARARQAQRPDDLGPHLADRLALLDRAGFSHTARPFSLNSLVHPLRVRVDLPATGHAEAGRIITRLLLAQFTAAVTARPDRSLFACLVLDDATAAITPGTVRGLTHLRPANAGAVLSLRTLDDVPAELRAGLLGAVGCRMAFSGITTWDAEHFARAWGTEWREDQDITRTPDRSGGVMKRTVRGIRKLFTGRDTTTESVTVRRVERERWSASELAHRVPPRHAVLSLTSVSGEPGPPVLVRLG